The stretch of DNA GGCGACGAGGAACGTCTGCGCCGTGCCTTCCTGCGCGCCTTTGGCCAGCCGCCGAAAGTGTTCGTGCAGCAGGCGCGTTCACGCAACGATCATATCTACCTGTCGTAAGCCGGACCGCCCCGGCCAAAGGTGTAACCCTTTTCGGGGCTGCCCGCGTGCGAGTTGGCTGCCTACAATGGCGCTTGATGCCATTTCAGGAGTCCATGATGCAAATCCCGATGTCGCGCGCCGCCATGATGGCCGGCGCCGTCGCGCTGGCGTTAAGCGCCGCCCTGTCGCCCGCGTACGCCGCCGGCCAGATTCACAACAATCATCAGGAGCATGGTATGAACGGCACCACCACCGCAGTCCCGGCCGCGGCACCGCAAGAGCTGCTGAGCGCTTACGACTATCCGACGACATTGACGCGGCTGGTCAGCGCCTTCGAAGGCGCCGGCATGACGGTCTTTGCGCGCATCGACCATAGCGCCGGCGCCGCCGCTGTCGGACTGGGCATGCCACCGGCCACCGTCCTCATCTACGGCAACCCGCGCGGCGGCACGCCGGCCATGCTGGCGGCGCCAGCGCTCGCGCTCGATCTGCCGTTGCGCGTGCTGGTGCGGCAGGACGACACCGGCGCCACCCGTGTAGCGTTTCACTCCGCGCTGGAACTGGTGCGAAGCGCCGGCCTGCCGGACCAGCTGGCCGCGCCGTTGCTGAAAGCGGAAACGCTGATCGCCGCCACCGTAAAGCCATAAAGCTGATCCGTCAGAACGCGTGACGAATGCCCAGGTCGAAAGCCGAATTGCCGCTGCCCGGATCGCCATTGCTGCCGACCGTATAGCCGGCGCCGTTCTTGTTGTTGATTTTGGCGTAGGCGATATAGGTGTTGGTGCGCTTTGTCCAGGCGTAGGAATAGCCGATGCCGAACTGGCTGGCGTCCTGGTTCCATTGCTTGTCGTTCTTGTGCAGGTAGGACGTCATGATGGTGCCGCGCGCGCCGACCGGCACGGTGGCGCCGACCAGCAGGTCGGAACTGTCGGTGCTGGCCTTGGGCGCGGTGCCGTAAGCGTTGGCCGACGGCAGCACGGCGCTGTTGTAGCCCTTATCCTGGCTGTAGGAAAAGAATGCCTTCAACACGTGGAAGTTGTAGTTCGCCACGAACAGCAGGTTGTGTCCCAGATCATGCGATACCAGCGGCGCGTCCGGCGTCACGCTGTCGCTGTTACGGCTGTTGTAGACCAGCCGGGTATTCAGGTTGCCGTTGCTGTAGGCCAGTGCGGCGGCGTACTGGCGACCGGCGGACTGGCTGCCGGCCTGCTCGCCCATGCTGTAGGTGACTTCGCCTGACAGGCCCTCGTAGGACGGCGTCGCGTACGCCACGGTATTGCTGGTGCGGGTGTTGGGGCCGACCAGCGGGAACAGGTTCTTGGAGGTGCCGGCGTAGCCCAGGCCGAACGGATCGCCCACTTCGCCCAACGCCTTGTACAACGGATTTTTCTGCCGGCCAAACGTCAGCATGCCGAGCGACCGGCTGTTCAGGCCCACCAGCGCCTGGCGGTTGCCGAAGGCGTTGGCGACATCCGATTCGCCGGTGTCGACTTTAAAGCCGGATTCGAGAATGAACAGTGCTTGCAGGCCGCCGCCCAGGTCCTCGACGCCACGAAATCCCAGGCGCGAGACGGAGCCGACCCCGCTGGTGACTTTGCTGACATTGCCGGCCGCGCCGCCGCGTTCGGCCACCAGGCCCGCATCGACAATGCCGTAGATGGTGACATTCGATTGTGCGCTGGCGTTGAAGACGAGGCCGTACATGACGGCCGTAGCCAACCAGGTTTTATTCATGGTGATGCCTTTTGGGAGGTGTTACGGCGCGACTGCGCCGCAGGACTGATCAGGCTCCGGGTGATCGGTGGGCGATGGTGCCCGGAGCCGCAAGGCGGTGATTAACCGCGGTAGAGCGGATTGGAGGCGACGTAGACGCGGACGTTGCCGAGCTGGACGCCGGCGGGACTGATCTTGTTCAGATCGAAGGACGTGGTTCCCGGGAAGGTGCTGACGTTCCACGTAAAGGTCTGGCCGCCCACGCTGAACTGCACGGTCTCACCGTTTTCGACATTGACCCACTTGGTATCGCCGTTGATCACGATGGTGCGGGCCGCTGCGGTGGCCGGCGCCAGCGTGCCGTAGTCGGCGGCGGTGCCGCTCGGGCCGGCGGCCTGGGCGCTGGCCATCATGGCGGTGGAGGTCAGGCCGATCAGGGCCAGGGCGATTACGTTGCTCTTAAAGTTAGACATGCTATTACTCCGATTTGCTCATTTTTGGTTTATGTTTGTATCGGCATGGTGTGTCGATGTTGAACGACATCGACAGAGTGATTTGCGATGTCGTCTGATTGAAATTATAGACAGGCAATTTATGGATGGCATGAATTCTAAGGCGATTTTCAAGTCGAAAAATTCATGATTGATTTCCTGGCCGCTTCTCAAACACTTCCTTTATCACCGGCATGGCCGAGAAGACGCTGGGCCAGCCGGAATAGAAAGCCAGTTGGGTCAGCATCTCCGACGCCTGGGCTTGGGTCAAACCGTTGTCCATGGCGCGGTTGAGGTGGTACGTGATTTGCGCGACTTGGCCGTTGGCGATCAGCGCACTGACGGTCACCAGGCTGCGGTCGCGTGGCGCCAATCCTGGCCGCAGCCACAGATCGCGGAACAAGACTTCGCCGGTGTATTGGACCACCCCGGGCGACACCGCGCCAAAGTTTGCGGCAACCTGCGTGGCGCGGGCGGCTTCCACCTCTTCGTTGAGGGGCAACAGCTTGTCGCCCGCTTGTGGCAATTGCGCGGCGCTGATGCCGCGCGCTTGAAAGACCTGCTGCGTGATGTTGGCCGCATCCACCGCATTGCCCCAACCCCCATAAAACGCCAGGTGGGTGATGATCTCCGAAATCTCGCCCGGCTTGACGCCGTTGTCTAGTGCCAGGCTGACATGCTGCTGCATTTCAGCAGTCTGATTGCGCGCAATCAGCGCCGCCAAGGTGACCACGCTGCGGTCGCGCGGGGACAGACCGGGGCGGTTCCATACTTCGCCCATCAGGCGTTGATCGGCATATTGTTGCAGGGCAGGTGCTACGGCTTGCAGGCTGGAGGATGATTCCATTGTTGCTCCTTGGTTGGTGGTTGCAGGTGCTGCCTGCGCCGTCGCGGTAGCGATGGCGAATGCAGCGCTGATCGCTGTCAATTTCTTCATGTGAACCTCAGTGTGATGGTGTCAGGAGCACTGCGCACAGCATGCAGCCGAGGCCGAAAAACGCCATGGATGCGCCGAGCGGCCAAGGCGTGCCGTTCGACAGCATGCCGACCAGGGCGGAGCCGAGAATGCCGGTGCCGAACTGGCTGGCGCCGATCAGCGCCGATACGGACCCGGCGACTTCCGGGAACAGGTTCAGCGCGCCGGTGATGGCGTTGGCGGCAATCAGCCCCGTGCACGAGATGAACAGGAACAAGGGAATCACCAGTCCGGCCAAACCTCCCCAGCCGGAGGCCGCAGTGATGGCAACGCTGATGCCGAGGATGCCGGCGGCAAGCGCACCGGCCCGCATCAGCCGGTCGCTACCCCAGCGCGCAACGAAACGTACGTTGAACAGGTTGGCGGCCATGATGCCGACCGAACCCAGTGAAAACAGCAAGCCGTAATACTGCGGCGGCACATGGTAATAGCTGATGTAGGCGAAAGGCGTTCCCGCCACATATGCGAAGATGCCGCCGTACAGAAAGCCACCGACGCCGGCGTAGCCGAGCAGACGTGGCTGCCGCAGCAGCGCGCCATAGGTGACGAACACGCGTGACAGCGGTTCACGTATGCGGCGTGTGGCTGGCAAGGTCTCCGGCAAGGTGTACAGCAAGCCGAGCGTGACGAGGCCGACCGCGACCAGCAGCCAGAAGATATCGCGCCAGCCGGCGAATTGCAGTATCAGGCCGCCGACGCTGGGGCCGAGCAAGGGTGCGATGGCGGTGACGATCATCAGCGTCGACATCGTCTGCGCGGCGCGGCTGCCGGCATACAAATCCCGAACGATGGCGCGTGCCAGCGTCACGCTGGCGCAGGCGCCGACCGCTTGCAACGCACGCCAGGCGATCATGCTTTCGACGTTGTTCGACAGCGCACAACCTGCGGAGCCGACGATGAACAGGATCATGCCGATCGCGATCGGCAGCCGGCGGCCCAGGCGGTCGCTGAGCGGTCCCCAGAACAGCTGGCCGAGGCAAAAGCCAACCAGGTAGCCGGAGATGGTCAGCTCGACGCCGCCGGACGCCGTGTGCAGGGCGGCGCCCATGATAGGCATGGCGGGAAGGTAGATGTCGGTGGAAATGGAGGCGAAGGCCATCAGCAGGCTGAGGATGGTCAGCGTCCACAGGTCATGGCGTTGCGCCGTTGCGGTGGACATCAGGGCTGGTAGCGGTAGTCGCTGTCGGCGACCTTTTCCATCCACTCGACGCCCTTGCCACTGGCCATGCCGGTCAGCGCCAGATGGGTCATGGAGGAGGTGGCCGAGGCGCCGTGCCAGTGCTTGACGCCAGGTGGACACCAGACGACGTCGCCGACGTGCAGTTCGGTGACTTTGCCGCCCAAGACCTGGGTCCAACCGGTGCCGGCGGTAATGATCAGGCGTTGGCCGGTCGGATGGGTGTGCCAGGCGGAGTGGGCGCCGGCAGCGAAGGTGACATAGGCGCCGGAATACGGCGTGGCCTCGGTCGGCGCAAACAGCGGATCGACGCGCACCTCGCCGGTAAAGTAGTCGGCCGGCCCTGTGCTTGACGGCAGGCTGCCGGCGCGCGTGATGGTTTGGGTTTGGGCCATGGCATGGCTGGCGCAGGCCATCAGCAGCAGGGCTGCCAGGCGGTTGATATTCATGGAGAGTCCGCTAAGGAGTGAGATCGATAGCCGAACTGTATTAGCAATTTGCCTGTGTATCTAGGCCGTAAAATTGCATGCCCATATGTATGGCATGCATAAATGGCGTTTGCTGCTTCAACCGCGATAGCGCAGCGTGTCGACCACCAGGTTGAACGCCGGCGACGATTGCCGGCGGCTTGGATAGTACAGATGATAGCCGGGAAACGGTTGGCACCAGTCGTCCAGCACCTGTATCAGCCTGCCTTCGGCGATGTCGCGCTGAACCAGGTCTTCCGGCACATAGGCCAGCCCGTAGCCGTCCAGCGCGGCCGTGAGCATCTGCGGCGTGCTGTTGAAGATCATCTGCCCTTGCACCTGTACCTGGACGGCCTGGCCGTCTTTTTCAAATTCCCAGGCGTACAGGCCGCCGTGGGTCGGCAGGCGCAGGTTGGCACAGTTATGGGTGGTGAGGTCTTGCGGCAGCACCGGCTTTTCGCGCCCGGCAAAATAGGCCGGAGCGCCGACCACGACCAGGCGGAAGTCCGGGCCGATGCGCACCGCGATCATGTCTTTCGCCACCCGGTCGCCGTGGCGCACGCCGGCGTCAAAACGCTCCGCCACGATGTCGATCAGGCCGTAGCTGATCGAAATCTCGACCTTCAGGCCCGGATACCCGGGCAGCAGTTGCGATAATCTCGGCCACAGTATGGTGCTGGACGCGTGATCGTGCGCGCTGATGCGGATGGTGCCGGCCGGCTTGTCGCTCATCTCGCTCAGCGCATCGAGCTCGGCGTTAATGCCTTCGTAGTAGGGACCGATGTTGGCCAGCAGGCGCTCGCCGACCTCGGTGGGAGAGACGCCGCGCGTGGTGCGCGTCAACAGGCGCATGCCGAGTTTGGCCTCCAGCCCGCGAATGGTATGGCTCAGGGACGATTGCGTCAGGCCCAGTTGCGCCGCCGCGCGCGTGAAGCTGCGCTCCCGCGCCACCACCACGAACGCGGCCAAATTGTTGAGGTCGATACGTGCCATATATGAATCCGCTGCATGTCAGTTAGTGAAGATTACCACCTATTCGCATGAATCAGGCTTCGGTACATTGCAGACCTGCGTGGTTTTTCTTCTATTTTCGATCAGGTGGCATACATGAAATTCTCTTTTAATGAGCAGGTTGCGCTGGTGACCGGCGCGGCGTCCGGACTCGGTCTCGCCGCCGCCAAAGCATTTGCGCAAGCCGGGGCGACGGTGGTGCTGTCGGACTGGCACGAGGGCGCGCTGGCTGCGGCGACCGCAGAAGTCGCGGCGCTGGGCGGCAAGACGCTGGCGATCCGCTGCGACGTGGCCGATGATGCGCAAGTCGAAGCGATGATCGCGCAGGCGGTGGCGGCCTTCGGCAAGCTCGACTTTGCGTACAACAACGCCGGCGTGCAGAACGTGCTGGCCGAAACGGCCGACGCCACGCGCGACGATTACGACCGCGTCATGTCCATCAATCTGGGCGGCGTGTGGAGTTGCATGAAGTTTGAGTTGCAGCAGATGCGCAAGCAGGGTAGCGGCGCCATCGTCAACTGCTCGTCGCTGGGCGGGCTCGTGGGCGGCGCGGAGCGGGGCGTCTATCACGCCGCCAAGCATGGCGTGATCGGGCTGACCAAAAGCGCGGCGCTGGAATTCGCGGCGCGCGGCATTCGCGTCAACGCAGTGTGCCCCGGCCTGATTCAGACGCCGATGGCGGACCAGATGATTGCCGGCGGCCAGGGCGAGGCGCTGGAAGGCATGCTGAAAGCGGTGCCGATGGGCCGCTACGGCCGCGCCGAGGAAGTCGCCGACGTGGTGCTGTTCCTGTGCAGCGACGGCGCCAGCTTTGTCACCGGCCAGTCGATCTCGGTCGATGGCGGCTTCATCATGCGTTAAACACTCAAACAATCGAAAGGACATACCATGGAACTCAAACGTGTAGGCAGCATGCCATCGGCCAAAGGGCCGGAGGCTTATTTCACCGGCCAGGTGCGGATCGAAATGTTAAGCTCGCCCGCAGCGCCGGCGCGCACCTCGTGCGGACAGGTGACGTTTGAACCGGGCGCACGCTCCGCCTGGCATACCCATCCACTGGGCCAGACCCTGATCGTCACGTCCGGCTGCGGCTGGACGCAGTGTGAAGGCGAAGCCAAGGTCGAAATCCGCGCCGGCGACGTGATCTGGTGCCCGCCCGGCCACAAGCACTGGCACGGCGCCACTGCGACCACCGCGATGACCCACATCGCAGTCCAGGAAGCGCTTGATGGCGTGGCGGTGGTGTGGCTGGAGAAGGTCAGCGACGAAGATTATCTGAGCCCGGTGAGCGAATGGCACGCGCATGCGCACGATTAAGTCAGCCACAGTGAATCAATGAAAGGACGCATTACATGACAGTCAAAGCATATGGCGCCCACGCTAGCGACCAACCTCTGGTGTCAATGGACATCACCCGCCGCGAACCGGGCGCCCACGACGTCCAGATCGACATCGCCTTTTGCGGCATCTGCCATTCGGACCTGCATACCGTGCGCGCCGAATGGGCCGGCACGTTGTTCCCTTGCGTGCCGGGACATGAGATCGTCGGCCGCGTCGCGGCAGTGGGCGATCACGTAACCAGCCACAAGGTGGGCGACCTGGTCGGTGTCGGCTGCATGGTCGACAGCTGCCAGCACTGCGCGGACTGCGAAGAGGGGCTGGAAAACTATTGCGACAACATGGTCGGCACCTACAATGCGCCGACTGCGGACCAGCCGGGCTGGACGATGGGTGGTTACGCCCAGCAGATCGTGGTGCACGAACGCTACGTGCTGCGCATCCGCCATCCGGAACAGGACCTGGCCGCCGTCGCGCCGCTGCTGTGCGCCGGCATTACCACCTACTCGCCGCTGCGTCACTGGAAGGTGGGGCCGGGCAGCAAAGTCGGCGTGGTCGGCATCGGCGGTCTGGGCCACATGGGCATCAAGCTGGCGCATGCGATGGGCGCGCATGTGGTGGCGTTCACCACCTCCGAATCCAAGCGCGCCGACGCCAGGGCGCTCGGTGCGGACGAGGTAGTGGCGTCGCGCAATGCCGACGAGATGGCGGCCCACGCCAAGAGCCTCGACTTCATCCTCAACACCGTGGCCGCGCCGCACGACCTGGACGCCTTCCTGGTGCTGCTGAAACGCGATGGCACCATGACGCTGGTCGGCGCGCCGGCCACCTCGCACCCGTCGCCGAATGTGTTCAACCTGATCATGAAGCGCCGCGCGCTTGCCGGGTCGATGATCGGCGGCATTCCGGAAACCCAGGAGATGCTGGACTTCTGCGCCGAACACGGCATCGTCGCCGACATCGAGCTGATACGCGCCGACGACATCAACGCCGCCTACGAACGCATGCTCAAGGGCGACGTCAAGTACCGCTTCGTGATCGACAACGCCACGCTTGCGGCCTGAACGCGAGTGCGGGTGTGGGAGAGCAGACGACGGTCTTGCATTTCGTCTGCTCAGTTCGCTGCCGTGTTGAACAACTCGCGGTCGTCGATCAAGCCCCTGTCCATGGCGGTGACGACTGCCTGAGTACGCGTTACAGAATCGAGCTTGCGCATAATGGTTTTGACGTGGGCTTTGGCGGTATTCATGGAGATGTCCAACGCTTTGGCGATGGCTTTATTGCTGTGGCCCTTGGCGAGCAAGTGCAAGATGCCCCCTTCGCGCACAGTCAGCGAGCTCTGGGTCAGGCTGTTGGCGATCTCGGCAACCAGACTTGGCGTGATGTAGCGGCGTCCCTGCGCCACCGCCCTGACGCCGGCGACCAATTCGTCCGATGTCGCGTTTTGTAAGATGTAGCCCTGGATGCCATGTTCAATGGCGGTTCGGATCTGGCGCCCCTGGCGGTAGGGGGTAACGATCAGAATCGCTGGCGCTTTATGCCCCAACGCTTTAAGCGTTTCCGTTCGCATCATCAGGCCATTGCTGTATCCGGTCACAATTACCTGCACGTCGCTCAACGATTCATGTTGAGCGAACGAGCGGACGATGGCGAACTCCGCATGCGGGTATAGCGCAGCGGCCATTCCTGCTTCAAGCAAAGGTTCGCCATGCGTGACATGGACGGTGATAGGGCGGCTCATCGTGTGGTGAGTTTCAGGATGCATTGAGGACCTGACTGTAATTGGTCGGTCGATCAGGCGCAACAGGTCACGGGGAATGTTGTCTATGCGTGCAAGAAGCTGACGGAACAGCATGAAAGGCGTTGGTTCAGCGCGGCGGACAGCGTGTCATACCAGGCTATTGTGGTCGGGGCGAGAGGATTCGAACCTCCGGTCTCTACGTCCCGAACAATGTGAATTTAGGTCATGGAAGGCTAAACGTATTAATTAATTATACATGAATCCTTTAAAATCAATATGTTATGTTTTCGTTCGGTTGTTTTCGTGAACTTTCTCGAACCTGAATCTGCGATGATTTGGCACAGAATTGGCACAGATTGGTACAGTTTTCAGTTGATGTAAGACCACGGCTTTCGGACCGAAATGGGCTGGGAACCGACCTTCCCCTTTGTTTTATGGCAACGTTTTGCAGGTCGCTTCGACATAGCCTATCCGGCCACGTATGCCCGAAATCGTTGGTATGAGTTTAGAAGACGTGGCTCAATCCGTACTTCAATAAAGTCGGACGAAACGCTGCGCTGGGCTTCATGAGAATGGCGTGCATAGTGATTACGGCGTACGCATGTACCACGCGACGTTATGTAGAAAAAGTACGGCGAGTTCGCCTTTGCTACGACAGATGACACGACCGAGCTAAGTGGGTTTGGAAGGGGTGAACTGCCGTCAGAATGTCGATGATATGGATAGGACGAGAGGAGGTCGGGCGCTGGCCCTAAGTAATTTTTGGATGAAAACTTAGAGTGGAAGTCTCGGCGGGAAAGCAAAAACTGTCGCTTTAACCCCGCACAATCACTGAGGTCCGCTCTAACAACGGAGACGTATCAATGGACGAGCGTCTTAGACGCGAGCTAGGCTGGGGTCTTGTGAAAATGAAGAAAAGTTAGTTACCCCGAAAATTGGGGCGCGGACAGCGATGCACTCGACTTTGAATGGTTAGGGCTTACAAAGAGGCCGCCCTCGATTCTGTCATGTGGAAATGTCAATTGGCTCACAGCATTTTCATCACTCTGCTTCGTCACCGCACGAGCATTCGTACGATAGTTCCATAGAAATGCAGTAGTAAGCCATCAATAGGGCCTGCTTGGCTATAGGTGTTGCTGCTGCCCTGCCTAACTAGGTAGGCAGTTCCGTGCTTCTCTAGCCCTCATGCGCATTATGGCGTCCGAGCGGTTAGATTGAGCGGTAGCCTTGCGATGGGTTGGCGAAATTTTTGTTTTTTCAATCTCCATCTCGGGCGCTAGTTGGACGGATTCCGTTCCATTTGTCCCTCCAAGCACGCGGTTGAGCCAGTCATAGATGACCTGGGAGTGCCAGCGGACCAAGCCTCCTAGCCGCTTTGGTTCAGGAATGTCACCAGACTTAATCATTTTTTCGATGTTGCGAACGGAGCATCCGACTATTTCGGCAACATCTTCCTTACTCATGGCTCTTATTTCGATATTCATAAATTTAAGATGAATTTTCAATTCTAGTAAATACTGCTTCGTTTCATGTCAGGTCACCATTAACTCACATTTTTAATAAACTTCAAATTGCTATTTTTGCACTATTGGTATAAATAATTATATTTCTAAAGAAAATCGTTATTTTTTAAGAGAAAAAAATCTGATATGTTTTTATCGTAAATTTATCTATTTATACACCTGTGGAAATTTTGCATCAGCATCGTGAATTTGACATTAATAATGCTGCACAGCCTGGGCGCCGCGAACGAGGACAAGGAAGGGCGTTCCGTAGGGGGAGGTCACCTCATAACTCACTTCTTGGTTCGTAAGCTGAGCAAAAATTCTTGTCGGATAGCTAAACCTCGAAATGAGAAGCGAGATAAATAGAACACTTTGAGCGACTCTTGACAGCGTGAGGTTGGACTATGTCCACCTCGCCGAGGCCGTATTCACCATTATTCTCATAATGGTGATTAGTGTCTGGCGATGTCACATGGCAACTCTCATGTGAATGCGAAAGGCGTGCTTCTAAGAAATCCTTCCTGTACTATCTCTTAATGTAAAAAAGCTATCGCGCTTGGAGCATCGGAGGATGCGTCGAGTTAGACCTTACGAGAGGTTTTAATGAAATATCGGAGCAAGGGCAAAGCGCTTTCCGCCGAAGTTATGGCAGCGCTATTGGATGGCGATGATGAGACATTGCCAGGCGATGTATTGATGCACGAGGAAGATGTTCTTAAGATGAGGCGCTTGCTTAAGCCATTTCATCTAAGAACTGCACTGGAACTCTCGGCGGCTTTGCTCACGCTTCCACAGTTGCAAGCGTCGACACCCCGCATCGAATGTCTAATTCATCTTGTCGCGAGTTCTTGTGCGGGAAAACGGAAAGCAACTGACCAAGATATCGCCAGGTGGTTGAACAGAAATCTGCATGGCACTCCAGCTTGGCGTATGGAGGACCCAGCTGAGGATGTGTTCGTCGGGAATGTCAGCACCCAAACGGGCAACTTCAGGATTCTTCAGGACGCCTACCCCTATAACGATTGCTATCTTTCGACTGTTCTTAACAGTGCGTTCTTCCTTGCGCGAGGAGTACAAGAATTAAATGCACCTTTGAAAAGCGTTCTTGCACTGCTGAAGTTGAGTGAACAGACGTGTAAAAGGCTCGGCTTAAAGCGATGGTCATTAGAAGATTCAGAAAGCCATTCCGACATCTTGGTTGGGAAGTCTGCCGAATTGGTCGAAAGGGGGCGTACGCTTCAGTTCAATGTCGATGGACTACGTGAAATCGGTATTGATATCAACGATTTGGAGCCGTTCTTATTAGGTGCATGCGCAATCGATGACAGCTCTCCAGGGACTATCAATCGGATTGATAGTCCCCTACGTGACCGGCCATTAGTTAAATTTGGGGATGTCATATTGCTTGCGCTTCCGAATGCTGTTGCTAGCGCATCAAAGCGTTTCCTTATTCGACACATCGAGCATCTAGGCCTAGGACGTAAAGTATCCGATAGCATCGCGGAATCTCAGCTCAATCAAGTTCTAAACTGTTTTTCGAGGTTAGGTGTAGAAATCAAACATGATGATAAGCAATTTCCTGAAATGGAAAATGCGATTAGCTTTGACTTCGTTTACGAGCCGAGGCATGTGGTCCATCTTCTGGTGCTTCTGGATGATGCCGATGTATCGATGAGCGAAGGTGATTACTCTACTGGGGACTATACGAAAGCTCAGCTTACCGCCTTACGTAGCCGTATCGAAGAGAGAAGAGTAGAACTCGAGTTGCGCTCGGGTTTTGATAGAGGGACTTTGGTGGTGGTCTTTGGAGGCATTGGGCGTCAGCGGGTTTTGGCGCTGCCACCTGAGAAACCTAACTGGGACACAATAAGCTTTGACGTCCCAGACATTGATTTACTTTTAAATTTTGGCACTGAGGAATTTCGAAAGCTTCTGAAATGTCAGCAGCAGGCACGATGGCTACGGGAGACAGGCGTAAATGTTTACAATCCGAGCGGTGCCTTTGGTCAGTACTGCTATTGGACCGCTTCTGACTATAAAATAGTGCCTCACTGGATACCGCTTCGCGACAGTGGGCCTATACCGCTTCTTGGAAACTTTTTGGCTGTTGTCCGTCAAAGATTCAGAGATTTGAGCGATGAGCATGTGGTTACGAATCGAGACGGAAAATTCCTCCCTGTCGCACGCTTCGGCCGAGATTCTTTTTTTCAATCCCATATAAAGGCTCCGCTGTATGCTAGCCCTTTAGCCGCAGAGAACGGATATCTCGCTGCGGCCGCCAAATCAGCAAACGGATATCGCTGGTTAATCGTAAAGATTGACGGCCTACCCCCCTCAACTAGAAGGACCGCATACGAGATATGGTCTAACTTTGCGAATAAGTTCTTTGAGTTGGCGGTAGTGTTGGATTCGCTATCATCCACCGGGCACGCTCCAACTTTGGAGGTTCATGTTGATGTCAGTCGGGTGAATGAAATGGAGCAGACTGGTATGGGCTCTTACACCTCATCTCCCTTTGATGCGACGATAAGACCCATCTCAAATGGTGGGGCCTTGATTCGATTACCACCGAACTTTTTCGATGGATTCATGCGTATTGATAATGCGGCCGAGAGGTCTTTTCTATTGAAGGTTGGAGCGGCCCTGGTCGCTGCGTCGCATACTATCGGAATTACACTTTTACCCGGGATTGCATCGAAGGCTTGTGATGAGGTTTTGCCTTTAGGTGGTGGGCGACTTATCCATATATTTCCTAGCCGTTTGGCAATTGACAATATTCTGAACCGCGTTGAAGAAATCCCCTCGTTTGTCGATGATGCTGACGTGAATTTCGTTCGTATAGGGTTGGTCAGAGGGTTTTCCATAGACAAGCCAAAAAGAGTTAAAGGCAAAGACAACTGCATCCGTTTGCTGAATGGCATCGTCGACAGTCTTTGGGGGAGAATTCGCACCTTCTTGAAGTCCATTGAAAGAACTAGCCTATTGACCGAGGGGTTTCGCTCGATTGAAGCACTCCATGCGGAAAATTCTCAGTGGAGAAATTCCGCGCAAGCGGTGCTTGCACTGCATGGGGCAGATGCCATTTCGTCCGCTTTTAAGAGGGACCAGGACCGAAGCAGAACGTCACTCGCTACCAGAATTTTATTGGAAATGGCTATCTGTGAGTGCCCGGTGCAAGATGGGGGCGTGCTCGCGCTCAGCGAATATGAATCGTTATTGGCATTGATTTCCGTGCTAGTTGAGGTCGCATATGACTCTGACGCCATTCATGGCGAACTCGCGGAGGCTGAGTTGGTTGTCTACCCGAACGGTGAGTATCATTTAGATAGACGGTATCGTAAGACAATTATGGCTCCTTTTGTTTCTAACCAATTCGCTTCGGAGTTTCAAGACGCAGCTGTCGAGTACGAAGCCAAGGTCACACCGAGAGAAATTTCAGATAAGGAT from Duganella dendranthematis encodes:
- a CDS encoding SDR family oxidoreductase produces the protein MKFSFNEQVALVTGAASGLGLAAAKAFAQAGATVVLSDWHEGALAAATAEVAALGGKTLAIRCDVADDAQVEAMIAQAVAAFGKLDFAYNNAGVQNVLAETADATRDDYDRVMSINLGGVWSCMKFELQQMRKQGSGAIVNCSSLGGLVGGAERGVYHAAKHGVIGLTKSAALEFAARGIRVNAVCPGLIQTPMADQMIAGGQGEALEGMLKAVPMGRYGRAEEVADVVLFLCSDGASFVTGQSISVDGGFIMR
- a CDS encoding (R)-mandelonitrile lyase gives rise to the protein MELKRVGSMPSAKGPEAYFTGQVRIEMLSSPAAPARTSCGQVTFEPGARSAWHTHPLGQTLIVTSGCGWTQCEGEAKVEIRAGDVIWCPPGHKHWHGATATTAMTHIAVQEALDGVAVVWLEKVSDEDYLSPVSEWHAHAHD
- a CDS encoding NAD(P)-dependent alcohol dehydrogenase gives rise to the protein MTVKAYGAHASDQPLVSMDITRREPGAHDVQIDIAFCGICHSDLHTVRAEWAGTLFPCVPGHEIVGRVAAVGDHVTSHKVGDLVGVGCMVDSCQHCADCEEGLENYCDNMVGTYNAPTADQPGWTMGGYAQQIVVHERYVLRIRHPEQDLAAVAPLLCAGITTYSPLRHWKVGPGSKVGVVGIGGLGHMGIKLAHAMGAHVVAFTTSESKRADARALGADEVVASRNADEMAAHAKSLDFILNTVAAPHDLDAFLVLLKRDGTMTLVGAPATSHPSPNVFNLIMKRRALAGSMIGGIPETQEMLDFCAEHGIVADIELIRADDINAAYERMLKGDVKYRFVIDNATLAA
- a CDS encoding LuxR C-terminal-related transcriptional regulator, with the protein product MLFRQLLARIDNIPRDLLRLIDRPITVRSSMHPETHHTMSRPITVHVTHGEPLLEAGMAAALYPHAEFAIVRSFAQHESLSDVQVIVTGYSNGLMMRTETLKALGHKAPAILIVTPYRQGRQIRTAIEHGIQGYILQNATSDELVAGVRAVAQGRRYITPSLVAEIANSLTQSSLTVREGGILHLLAKGHSNKAIAKALDISMNTAKAHVKTIMRKLDSVTRTQAVVTAMDRGLIDDRELFNTAAN
- a CDS encoding helix-turn-helix transcriptional regulator, which produces MNIEIRAMSKEDVAEIVGCSVRNIEKMIKSGDIPEPKRLGGLVRWHSQVIYDWLNRVLGGTNGTESVQLAPEMEIEKTKISPTHRKATAQSNRSDAIMRMRAREARNCLPS